In Mesorhizobium onobrychidis, the following are encoded in one genomic region:
- a CDS encoding DUF4007 family protein yields MDDPEAKLQVAGHETFPCRYGWLKKSFDAAVQDRDNGDTESVNIFLPDLAIADFGVGKNMVASMRHWSLACGVLEPVGSKKGRMDVLAATRLGEMLFGELDPYLEQPGSLWLLHWRLVSAPGRATTWYYGFNEFNDPVFTKDSLSARLFARLDELRESGRLATGRIARTTVDRDAECFIRTYAVRTGKKGVTEDGLECPFAELGLVTPLVGGALQFRRGAKPSLPDEIFAAGLIEFWQARFAKRGSLSIETVTHEPGSPGRAFGLDEESVAERLERMGDVTAGAIQWDEGAGIRQVSVHKDLGALDPLEVARPALRFLAEAA; encoded by the coding sequence TTGGACGATCCCGAGGCAAAGTTGCAGGTCGCCGGTCATGAGACGTTTCCTTGCCGATATGGATGGCTGAAGAAATCATTCGATGCAGCTGTTCAAGATAGAGACAACGGGGATACCGAATCAGTTAATATCTTTTTACCAGACCTTGCAATTGCCGATTTTGGTGTCGGCAAGAACATGGTTGCATCAATGCGACATTGGTCACTTGCTTGCGGTGTTCTAGAACCCGTTGGGTCCAAGAAGGGCAGAATGGATGTTCTCGCCGCGACTCGCTTGGGGGAGATGCTGTTCGGCGAACTTGATCCCTATCTAGAGCAACCTGGTTCACTTTGGCTGCTCCATTGGCGGCTGGTTTCGGCTCCAGGACGCGCTACGACTTGGTATTATGGTTTCAACGAATTCAACGATCCCGTCTTCACCAAGGATAGCTTGAGTGCCCGGCTATTCGCTCGGCTCGACGAGTTACGCGAGAGTGGACGCCTTGCAACCGGACGAATCGCAAGGACTACGGTTGATCGCGATGCCGAATGCTTTATTCGCACCTATGCCGTGCGCACCGGTAAGAAGGGCGTCACCGAGGATGGTCTTGAATGTCCATTTGCCGAGCTCGGCCTCGTCACCCCTTTGGTCGGCGGCGCATTGCAGTTCCGGCGCGGCGCTAAGCCGAGCCTTCCCGACGAGATTTTCGCTGCGGGTCTGATCGAGTTTTGGCAGGCGCGATTCGCCAAGCGGGGGTCGCTTTCGATCGAGACCGTGACCCATGAACCCGGCTCGCCAGGACGTGCCTTCGGCTTGGATGAGGAGTCGGTTGCGGAGCGGCTTGAACGGATGGGCGACGTCACCGCAGGCGCGATACAATGGGACGAGGGAGCCGGCATCCGTCAGGTTTCGGTACACAAGGACCTCGGCGCACTTGATCCGCTCGAGGTTGCGCGGCCGGCGCTTCGTTTTCTGGCAGAGGCGGCGTGA
- a CDS encoding ATP-binding protein has translation MRWADGNWRVVPVVGRKTDASALTLEALVEAGLCRRGGDVLKVLETLTTRGQRMLLLIDEMGKLLEHAANGDGDAHFFQDLAELASRSNGRLVVIGVLHQAFDDYAYRLARETRDDWLKIQGRFVDIPLNPTGEEQVELLSRAIESSQTPTDTTFADRVAREIHGDRPGAEQFAKRLAACWPLNPVVACLLGPLSRRRFGQNQRSLFGFLGSAEPFGFQEYLDSTQADSRRDYDVTWLWSYLRINLEPSILASPDGHRWAVAVDAIERCESHGGTDLELGVLKAVALIDLFRERSGLVASRSIIETAVHLSETDAKCTLDRLRDWSLVVYRRHLGGFSLYAGSDFDVDAAVEEARAQQSSCDYGRLRQTGVLAPILAKRHYHDTGAMRWFDVDLAPLENASARLSSMDTGTGAAGLFLLIVNDQGASSAKIRRQIEKLTAQVGDEPVAFAVSADSFMLRELTLELLALERIQVGRPELKGDAVARREVSGRIARLAGELEARLRQALVGACWTAPAINLDMGSSRLLGAAGLSIMASRMAKELYPDAPLIRNELVNRSKPSSNAMGAIRALMIAMVTSADRERLDIVGYPPEAGLYVSLLERTGLHRRGEDGAFVFQGPPEHADKARLAKLWTVGDMLLAERPSVTMADLHDCWRDRPVGAKEGLLPIFGLAFLLSRRADLAIYLDGRFCPSIGDLLVDRMLQDPGSVQMRWSNVSERDASILRGLANAMAELGEDLSALEPLAIGRQLVAVVLATPTWTRRTSRIGLAATKVRDLALAAHDPNKLLLEDLPAIAGADATVPKIVALLQEGMRELQTAYGTMLGEINTLLMAELKASDAGFAVLRERARRIIGLTGNYRLDAFATRLSTYNGELDALEGLASLAANKPPRDWVDRDVDAARVEIAALAQQFLRGEAFAHVGGRRLERFAIAVYMSDPSRAALVAPEINLDGAALRRARSLAMTLHSTLGDDVPRDVAIAAAAELMAVLAENRDEADPAERLGRRGAVA, from the coding sequence ATGCGCTGGGCCGACGGCAATTGGCGGGTCGTCCCGGTGGTCGGTCGCAAGACCGATGCGAGTGCCTTGACCCTTGAGGCGCTGGTGGAGGCAGGGCTTTGCCGGCGGGGTGGCGATGTCTTGAAGGTGCTCGAGACCTTAACCACCCGCGGGCAGCGAATGCTCTTGCTCATCGACGAGATGGGCAAGCTGCTCGAACACGCTGCTAACGGCGACGGCGACGCGCATTTCTTTCAGGATCTGGCGGAACTCGCCTCTCGCTCGAACGGCAGGCTAGTCGTGATCGGTGTGCTCCACCAAGCCTTTGACGACTACGCCTATCGTCTCGCTCGCGAGACACGCGATGACTGGCTCAAGATCCAGGGTCGTTTCGTGGACATACCGCTCAATCCAACCGGTGAAGAGCAAGTCGAGCTTCTCTCGCGCGCGATCGAGTCATCACAGACACCGACGGATACGACGTTTGCTGATCGCGTCGCGCGCGAGATCCATGGCGACCGTCCAGGCGCCGAGCAGTTCGCCAAAAGGTTGGCTGCATGCTGGCCGCTCAACCCTGTCGTTGCCTGCTTGCTCGGGCCGCTGTCTCGACGGCGCTTTGGCCAGAACCAGCGCAGCCTGTTCGGCTTTCTCGGCTCGGCGGAGCCATTCGGCTTCCAGGAATATTTGGACAGCACCCAGGCTGACTCACGCCGCGATTATGATGTGACGTGGCTATGGAGCTATTTGCGCATCAACCTTGAACCGTCGATCCTTGCCTCGCCTGACGGTCATCGCTGGGCGGTCGCGGTCGACGCAATCGAGCGTTGCGAATCCCATGGCGGCACAGATCTGGAGCTCGGCGTGCTCAAAGCGGTCGCGCTGATCGACCTGTTCCGCGAGCGATCGGGATTGGTCGCGAGCCGCTCTATAATCGAAACCGCAGTGCATCTCTCCGAAACCGACGCGAAATGCACGCTCGATCGGCTGCGCGACTGGTCTCTGGTCGTGTATCGCCGTCATCTTGGCGGGTTCTCGCTCTATGCTGGGTCGGATTTCGACGTCGACGCTGCAGTCGAGGAAGCCCGTGCGCAACAGTCCAGCTGCGACTATGGCCGGTTACGCCAGACCGGGGTATTGGCGCCGATCCTGGCAAAGCGTCATTATCACGATACCGGCGCGATGCGCTGGTTCGATGTCGATTTGGCGCCTCTAGAGAACGCCAGCGCCCGACTTTCCAGCATGGATACCGGGACGGGGGCCGCTGGACTGTTCCTACTGATCGTCAACGATCAGGGGGCCTCGTCTGCCAAAATTCGGCGGCAGATCGAAAAGCTTACCGCGCAGGTCGGCGACGAGCCGGTAGCCTTCGCGGTCTCGGCAGACAGTTTCATGCTGCGCGAATTGACACTCGAGCTGCTCGCTCTGGAGCGCATCCAAGTCGGTCGTCCGGAGCTCAAGGGCGATGCCGTCGCTCGTCGCGAAGTCTCTGGCCGGATCGCTCGCTTGGCAGGCGAGCTTGAGGCTCGGCTGCGTCAAGCTCTGGTAGGGGCATGCTGGACGGCTCCGGCGATCAATCTGGATATGGGCTCTTCGCGGCTTCTGGGCGCCGCTGGGCTATCAATTATGGCATCGCGGATGGCGAAGGAGCTTTATCCGGACGCGCCGCTGATACGCAACGAGCTCGTTAACCGCTCGAAGCCCTCTTCCAATGCGATGGGCGCGATCCGCGCGCTCATGATTGCGATGGTGACGAGCGCCGATCGGGAACGGCTAGATATTGTCGGCTATCCCCCGGAGGCGGGACTCTACGTGTCGTTGCTTGAACGCACCGGTCTGCACAGGCGCGGGGAGGACGGTGCGTTTGTCTTCCAAGGCCCGCCTGAGCACGCGGATAAGGCCCGCTTGGCAAAGCTATGGACGGTTGGCGACATGCTGCTGGCCGAGCGACCGAGCGTGACTATGGCCGACCTCCACGATTGCTGGCGCGATCGCCCGGTGGGCGCGAAGGAAGGGCTCCTGCCGATCTTCGGGCTCGCTTTCCTGCTGTCACGCCGCGCCGATCTCGCCATCTATCTCGACGGTCGGTTCTGCCCAAGCATCGGCGATTTGCTGGTCGACCGGATGCTGCAGGATCCCGGGAGTGTGCAGATGCGGTGGAGCAACGTCTCCGAACGCGACGCATCGATCTTGCGCGGACTTGCCAATGCCATGGCAGAGCTCGGTGAAGATCTGAGCGCCCTCGAGCCGCTCGCCATCGGGCGTCAGCTGGTTGCTGTGGTGCTGGCAACCCCGACCTGGACACGGCGGACCTCGCGGATCGGGCTGGCGGCCACCAAGGTACGCGATCTGGCGCTGGCCGCACACGATCCCAACAAGCTGCTGCTCGAGGATTTGCCGGCAATTGCCGGGGCAGATGCCACGGTGCCGAAGATCGTCGCGCTGTTGCAAGAGGGCATGCGCGAGCTGCAAACTGCTTACGGCACTATGCTTGGCGAAATAAATACTTTGCTGATGGCCGAGCTAAAAGCCAGCGACGCCGGCTTTGCAGTGCTGCGCGAGCGCGCCAGGCGGATCATAGGCCTGACCGGCAATTATCGTCTGGATGCCTTCGCGACCCGGCTCTCGACCTACAATGGCGAGCTTGACGCACTTGAGGGATTGGCAAGCCTGGCTGCCAACAAGCCCCCGCGCGATTGGGTCGATCGAGACGTGGACGCCGCCCGCGTTGAAATAGCCGCGCTCGCCCAGCAATTTTTGCGGGGCGAGGCGTTTGCTCATGTCGGAGGACGGCGGCTCGAGCGCTTCGCAATCGCGGTTTATATGTCCGACCCGTCTCGGGCGGCGCTCGTCGCCCCAGAGATCAACCTCGACGGCGCTGCATTGCGTCGGGCGCGATCGCTTGCCATGACCTTGCACTCGACGCTTGGCGACGACGTGCCACGCGACGTCGCTATCGCGGCCGCGGCCGAGCTGATGGCGGTGCTTGCCGAGAACCGCGACGAGGCCGATCCGGCCGAACGTCTCGGTCGCCGGGGGGCCGTAGCATGA
- a CDS encoding phosphoadenosine phosphosulfate reductase family protein: MSVVRHVLGLSGGRDSASLAVYMAQHRPELEIEYFFTDTGKELPEVYEYLGRLEGFLGRPILRLNPDRDFDFWLRQYNNFLPSPRTRWCTRQLKIRPFESWLWPSLDAGVRVVSYVAIRSDENYREGYSSTHPNLTVELPFREAAIDKAAVIDLLEASGLGLPAYYDWRSRSGCTFCFFQQKIEWVRLMERHPDEFEEAKSYEKNALEHGSPFTWSQGESLIELAAPERVAQIRADHERRLERAAARRPRNQLRPDSDLIDNDELYGQAKVCLTCHK; encoded by the coding sequence ATGAGCGTCGTTCGCCACGTTCTAGGTCTCTCGGGCGGCCGCGACAGCGCCTCGCTCGCAGTTTATATGGCGCAGCATCGGCCCGAACTCGAGATCGAGTACTTTTTCACTGACACGGGAAAAGAATTGCCCGAAGTCTATGAGTATTTGGGACGCCTAGAGGGTTTTCTCGGGCGACCGATCCTGCGACTCAATCCCGATCGCGATTTCGATTTCTGGCTACGCCAATACAATAATTTCCTGCCGAGCCCTCGCACGCGCTGGTGTACCCGCCAACTCAAGATCCGGCCGTTCGAAAGTTGGCTCTGGCCTTCGCTCGATGCGGGCGTCCGCGTCGTCAGCTATGTCGCGATCCGGTCGGATGAGAATTATCGCGAAGGCTATTCCTCGACCCATCCCAATCTGACCGTTGAGTTGCCGTTCCGCGAGGCAGCAATAGACAAGGCGGCGGTGATTGACCTTCTCGAGGCCAGCGGACTTGGGCTGCCGGCCTACTATGATTGGCGATCACGCTCTGGCTGCACTTTCTGTTTTTTCCAACAGAAAATCGAATGGGTGCGATTGATGGAGCGCCATCCCGACGAGTTCGAAGAAGCCAAGTCTTACGAGAAGAATGCCCTCGAACATGGCTCGCCGTTCACCTGGAGCCAGGGTGAGTCCCTGATCGAGCTTGCTGCACCGGAGCGGGTTGCACAGATTCGCGCTGATCACGAGCGCAGGCTTGAGCGCGCTGCGGCGCGTCGACCGCGCAACCAGCTGCGGCCCGATAGCGATCTGATCGACAATGACGAGCTTTACGGTCAGGCAAAAGTCTGCCTTACCTGTCACAAATAG
- a CDS encoding phospholipase D-like domain-containing protein: protein MFWHDLFFITRDHVAAAERSLVIVAPFVKLAALRALLEATPANVEIVLYTRWRPDEIARGVSDTEILALVEKRGGTVWLLDALHAKIFLVDGHHALVGSANVTAAGLGLSRSPNFEILTPVAMHSGAAASLVQDLRARSQRATPEIAASVELAAALLTLPEGPFDPDAQDDIIGASSKWVPRFRSPDRLYDLYRDEDWQISSKPGDPALCDLLWLQLPKGLDRAAFDSHVRRRLLASSPIRVLDESLSEPRRFGALTNALQGVMPEMNHEELQAMLQLLLRWMLYFAPDLYELDTPNYSEIVSKRSTYL, encoded by the coding sequence ATGTTTTGGCACGATCTGTTCTTCATCACGCGCGATCATGTCGCGGCTGCGGAGCGATCGCTTGTCATCGTCGCCCCTTTTGTCAAATTGGCCGCATTGCGGGCGCTCCTCGAAGCAACCCCCGCCAACGTCGAGATCGTACTTTACACGCGGTGGCGACCAGACGAAATCGCCCGCGGGGTTAGCGACACCGAAATCCTGGCCTTAGTCGAAAAGCGTGGCGGGACGGTCTGGCTGCTCGACGCCCTTCACGCTAAAATCTTCCTCGTCGACGGTCACCACGCCTTGGTCGGCTCCGCCAACGTAACTGCCGCAGGGCTCGGCCTGTCCAGAAGTCCCAATTTCGAGATTCTGACGCCGGTCGCGATGCATTCCGGAGCGGCAGCATCGTTGGTCCAAGATCTCCGGGCGCGTAGCCAGCGGGCAACCCCCGAGATAGCCGCATCGGTTGAGCTGGCCGCCGCGCTTCTTACCCTTCCGGAAGGGCCGTTTGATCCCGACGCGCAGGACGATATCATCGGAGCGTCATCAAAATGGGTGCCGCGCTTCCGCTCCCCCGACCGGCTCTACGATCTCTACAGAGATGAAGATTGGCAGATATCGTCTAAACCGGGCGACCCGGCGCTCTGCGACTTGCTGTGGCTACAGCTGCCTAAAGGACTGGATCGCGCTGCCTTCGACAGTCACGTCAGGCGGCGGCTGCTCGCATCTTCTCCGATCCGCGTCCTTGATGAATCGCTTTCAGAACCACGCCGCTTCGGCGCCTTGACCAACGCGCTGCAAGGCGTCATGCCAGAAATGAACCACGAAGAGCTGCAGGCGATGCTCCAGCTACTGCTACGCTGGATGCTGTATTTTGCGCCTGATCTCTATGAGCTCGATACCCCCAACTATTCGGAAATCGTCTCCAAACGTTCAACCTATTTGTGA
- a CDS encoding ATP-binding protein, producing the protein MKFAIIPPHMSIDAMRSSGYKDASYALAELIDNSIQAAEHLDRQAVVEVICVDKTGSQSAGGRRRLEKVAVFDNASGMSPETLRAALQFGVGTHRQSAQQKGIGKFGMGLPNSSISQCRRVDVWTWQNGQTWHTFLDIDQIEQQVITEVPEPTSATMPAEWLPLITSEIEDSGTLVVWSNLDLMRYKQSGALLRNAEMIIGRVYRYFINSGDATIRLASYEQTGGQYISHTDALVRPTDPLMLMTGTAAPEPYDKEPAFEPFGEPQQIEIGYRGERHIVTLTASICKTATRLQGGSSAIGQFAAKNVGISVVRARRELELNRTFEIPSEPRERWWGIEVSFEPDLDTVFGVTNNKQSATEFAAMSLKDDAAAEGLGVAAYRAQLDGDNDPRLPIYELNIAIDSLLSTMRAQIVRMREGERTNSASQRGTGNSAEDIATRALRRRQEKLGETGTSDHDESASAEERTDLLTAEIEQEGLDPSVAREIAVDYVQRKIKFLFRHADFPGFSVFDVTSKAGVIIITINTKHPAQAHLFELLREGDPNVPESPALQGLKLLLTAWARMEDEASGDERDKLEDIRGDWGRIARDFMREVDE; encoded by the coding sequence GTGAAATTCGCAATCATACCGCCACACATGTCGATCGATGCGATGCGAAGCTCCGGCTATAAGGATGCATCCTATGCTTTGGCCGAGCTAATCGATAATTCGATACAGGCCGCCGAGCACCTGGACCGGCAGGCCGTAGTCGAAGTGATTTGCGTCGACAAGACCGGGTCGCAGAGCGCGGGTGGCAGGCGTCGGCTCGAAAAGGTCGCGGTGTTCGATAATGCTAGCGGCATGTCTCCCGAGACGTTGCGGGCGGCGCTGCAATTCGGGGTTGGCACGCACCGGCAGTCCGCTCAACAGAAGGGAATTGGCAAGTTCGGCATGGGCCTGCCAAATTCTTCGATATCGCAATGCCGGCGGGTAGATGTCTGGACCTGGCAGAATGGGCAAACATGGCACACCTTTCTCGACATCGACCAGATCGAACAGCAAGTAATAACGGAAGTTCCCGAGCCGACCTCCGCCACCATGCCCGCTGAGTGGCTTCCTCTGATCACGAGCGAGATCGAGGATAGTGGCACCTTAGTGGTTTGGTCTAACCTCGATCTGATGCGCTACAAGCAGAGCGGCGCACTTCTGCGCAATGCCGAGATGATCATCGGGCGAGTGTACCGCTATTTCATCAATTCCGGCGACGCGACAATCCGGCTGGCCTCTTACGAGCAGACCGGCGGGCAATATATCAGCCATACCGATGCCTTAGTGCGACCGACTGATCCGCTGATGCTAATGACAGGAACGGCGGCGCCCGAGCCTTATGACAAGGAACCAGCCTTCGAACCCTTCGGCGAGCCTCAGCAGATCGAGATCGGTTATCGCGGTGAGCGCCATATCGTCACTCTCACAGCATCAATCTGCAAGACCGCCACCCGTCTTCAGGGTGGGTCGTCGGCGATCGGTCAGTTCGCGGCGAAAAACGTTGGCATTTCGGTAGTGCGTGCGCGCCGTGAACTCGAGCTCAACCGCACCTTTGAAATTCCTTCGGAGCCGCGCGAGCGTTGGTGGGGCATTGAGGTAAGCTTCGAACCCGACCTGGATACGGTGTTCGGGGTCACCAACAATAAGCAATCCGCCACCGAGTTCGCTGCGATGAGTTTGAAGGATGACGCCGCGGCCGAAGGGCTTGGCGTCGCTGCATATCGCGCTCAGCTTGACGGGGATAATGATCCGCGCCTACCGATCTACGAGCTAAACATCGCGATTGATAGCCTGCTCAGCACGATGCGCGCGCAAATAGTGCGGATGCGCGAAGGCGAGCGTACGAACAGCGCTTCGCAGCGCGGGACCGGCAACAGCGCTGAGGACATTGCGACTCGTGCGCTCAGACGGCGACAGGAGAAGCTCGGTGAGACGGGAACGAGCGATCACGACGAAAGCGCGTCTGCAGAGGAGCGAACCGACCTCTTGACTGCTGAGATCGAGCAGGAAGGGCTCGACCCAAGCGTGGCTCGCGAGATCGCAGTCGATTATGTCCAACGCAAGATCAAGTTTCTGTTCCGTCACGCCGATTTCCCGGGATTTTCGGTGTTTGACGTCACCTCCAAGGCTGGCGTGATAATCATCACGATCAACACCAAACATCCGGCACAAGCGCATCTATTTGAGTTGCTGCGCGAAGGCGACCCGAATGTGCCTGAAAGTCCAGCGCTCCAGGGATTGAAATTGCTGCTGACTGCGTGGGCGCGGATGGAGGACGAAGCGTCGGGAGACGAGCGCGACAAACTCGAGGATATCCGCGGTGACTGGGGCCGGATCGCCCGCGACTTCATGCGCGAAGTCGACGAGTAG